The genomic interval CCGAATACAGCTCCCCCGAGGTCACCAACCCCCGCGACGCCGTCCTCTGGGACAAGGCCGGCGAACGCATCATGGCCGAAGCCGCCGAACGGGCCGCCCAGCTCCCCGGCGCCCAGCCCATCCACCTCTACAAGAACAACACCGACAACAAAGGCGCCTCGTACGGCACGCACGAGAACTACCTGATGAAGCGGGAAACCCCCTTCTCGGACATCGTGCGCCACCTCACGCCCTTCTTCGTCTCCCGCCAGGTCGTCACCGGCGCCGGCCGCGTCGGCATCGGCCAGGACGGCCACGAACACGGCTTCCAGCTCAGCCAGCGCGCCGACTACTTCGAGGTCGAGGTCGGCCTGGAGACCACCCTCAAACGCCCCATCATCAACACCCGCGACGAGCCCCACGCCGACGCCGAGAAGTACCGCCGCCTCCACGTGATCATCGGCGACGCCAACCTCTCGGAGATCTCGACCTACCTCAAGCTCGGCACCACGGCGCTGGTCCTGTCGATGATCGAGGACGGCTTCATCGCCGTCGACCTCGCCGTCGACCAGCCGGTCCGCACACTCCACCAGGTCTCCCACGACCCGACGCTCCAGCGCCTGGTCACCCTCCGCAGCGGCCGCACACTCACCGCGGTCCAGCTCCAGATGGAGTACTACGAGCTCGCCCGCAAGTACGTCGAAGAACGCTTCGGCGCCGACGCGGACGACCAGACCAAGGACGTCCTCTCCCGCTGGGAGGACACCCTCAATCGCCTGGAACACGACCCCATGAGCCTCGCCGGCGAGCTCGACTGGGTCGCCAAGCGGGAACTCATGGAGGGCTACCGGCGCCGCGACGACCTCGACTGGGACGCCGCCAAGCTGCACCTCCTCGACCTCCAGTACGCCGACGTACGGGCCGACAAGGGCCTCTACAACCGTCTCGCGGCCCGCGGCCGCATCAAGCGCCTCCTCGACGAGAACGAGGTCGAGCGAGCCCGCACCAAGCCCCCGGAGGACACCCGCGCGTACTTCCGCGGCCGCTGCCTGGAGCAGTACGCCGACGACGTCGCCGCTGCCTCCTGGGACTCGGTGATCTTCGACCTCCCGGGCCGGGACTCGCTCCAGCGGGTTCCAACCCTCGAACCGCTTCGCGGAACGCGAAATCACGTCAAGGAGCTCCTGGACCGCTGCCGCACGGCAGAAGACCTGGTCAGGGTGTTGTCGGGCAACTGAACGGATACCCGGGCCGGGTCGCCCCGCAGGGTGGAAAACCCGGCCAGAGGGAATCATCGAGATGGCCCCCGTACGTTGTAGAAACTGCGGGGCCGATGTCAGACCCTGCTTGTAGGGTCTGATCAAGAACGTCGAACCGAGCGGGGTGAGGGGTTATGGCGACCAAGGACACCGGCGGCGGACAGCAGAAGGCCACACGCAACACCGAGGAGGTCGAGGAGCAGACCGCGGAGACGCAGGGTTCCGAGGACCTCAAGGAGCGCCAGGAGAAGCTGAGCGACGACGTGGATTCCGTCCTGGACGAGATTGACGATGTCCTAGAGGAGAACGCCGAGGACTTCGTTCGAAGCTTCGTTCAGAAGGGCGGCGAGTAGCCTTCGAATTGAAGGCGTCGGGGGATGCGCGAGCTGGCAATCGAAGATGACGCGAGACGCTGTTCGCGGTGCAAGCAGCACAGCCGCGAGCAGCGTTCGCGAAGAACAAGTCGATGCGTGATGGCCTGCAGGCCTACTGCCGGGAGTGCGCGGCCGCGTACCACCAGCAGAGGCAGGTGGCCAAGGGGTGCAACGTCCGGCCCAGAGTAGAGGTGCCCGAAGGGCACAAGTACTGCCGCACCTGTGGCGAGATCAAGCCGCACAGCGAGTGGCAGCGGAACCGTAGCGCCTCGGACGGTCTGGCGACGCTCTGCAAGTCGTGCAAAGCGGTGAAAGGTCGTGCGGGACACCTGAAGCGTCACTACGGCCTCACGGAAGCCGAGCGTGACGAGATGGTCGCCTCTCAGATGGGGCTCTGCGTGATCTGTCTGAAGGCTCCGGCCGTGCATGTGGATCATTGCCACAAGACGGGTAGGGTCCGAGGCGTACTGTGCTTCAACTGCAATTCGGCCATCGGCAAGTTGGGAGACGATCCCGACGCCGTCCGTCGGGCCGCCGCTTACCTGGAAGGAATCGCGTGGAAGCCAACACTCGTAGCACCGGGCGTCTACCAGCTGCCTTCCTGACGCCTGGGTCGTCGTCCTTCATGGACTTCCTGTCCGAGCACCAGCCGGAGATGCTGCCGGGCAACCGGCAACTGCCGCCCATGCAGGGTGTGATCGAGGCGCCGCACGGCACCACGATCGTGGCGGTGACCTTCCCCGGTGGTGTCGTGCTCGCCGGTGACCGTCGCGCCACGATGGGCAACGTCATCGCCCAGCGGGACATCGAGAAGGTGTTCCCGGCCGACGAGTACTCGGCCGTCGGGATCGCCGGCACCGCCGGTCTCGCCGTGGAGATGGTGAAGCTGTTCCAGCTGGAGCTGGAGCACTTCGAGAAGGTCGAGGGCGCCCAGCTGTCGCTGGAGGGCAAGGCGAACCGGCTGTCCACCATGATCCGTTCCAACCTCGGCATGGCGATGCAGGGGCTGGCCGTGGTGCCGCTGTTCGCGGGGTACGACGTGGACCGGGAGAGGGGGCGGATCTTCTCCTACGACGTCACCGGCGGCCGTTCCGAGGAGCACAACTTCGCCGCGACCGGCTCGGGCTCGGTCTTCGCGCGCGGTGCCATGAAGAAGCTCTACCGTGGCGACCTGACCGAGGAGCAGGCCACCACGCTCGTGGTGCAGGCCCTGTACGACGCGGCTGACGACGACTCGGCGACCGGTGGTCCCGATGTCGCCCGCCGGATCTACCCGATCGTCACCGTGATCACCGAGGACGGCTTCCGTCGGCTCACCGACGACGAGTCCTCCGAGATCGCCCGTTCGATTCTCGAGCGGCGCCTTGAGCAGCCCGACGGCCCGCGGGCCGCGCTGCTGTAGGCGGTTCTCGTCTTGTTCAAGGTGATCGCAGTGACTTCCACAGAAAGGGACGGATAACCGGTGTCGACGCCGTTCTATGTCTCCCCCCAGCAGGCGATGGCCGACCGGGCGGAGTACGCCCGCAAGGGCATCGCCCGTGGTCGCAGCCTGGTCGTGCTGCAGTATGCCGACGGCATCGTGTTCGTCGGCGAGAATCCGTCCCGCGCGCTGCACAAGTTCAGCGAGATCTACGACCGGATCGGCTTCGCTGCCGCCGGCAAGTACAACGAGTACGAGAACCTGCGGATCGGCGGCGTGCGCTACGCCGACATGCGTGGTTACACCTACGACCGTGCCGACGTGACCGCCCGCGGTCTCGCCAACGTGTACGCCCAGACGCTGGGCACCATCTTCTCCTCGGCCGGTGAGAAGCCGTACGAGGTGGAGCTGGTCGTGGCCGAGGTCGGTGAGACGCCGGACGGGGACCAGATCTACCGGCTGCCGCACGACGGTTCCATCGTGGACGAGCACGGCTCGGTCGCGGTGGGCGGCAACGCCGAGACGATCAGCAGCTATCTGGATCAGCGTCATCAGGACGGTATGAGCCTGGCGGAGGCGCTGAAGCTGGCCGTGCAGGCGTTGTCCCGTGACACGAACGGCAGTGAGCGGGAGATCCCGGCGGAGCGGCTGGAGGTCGCGGTGCTGGACCGTACGCGTCCGCAGCAGCGCAAGTTCAAGCGCATCGTGGGGCGTCAGCTCGGTCGGTTGCTGGAGGCCGGCGGTGCGTCCACCGAGGCGGAGAGCTCGGACGAGGCGGAGGGCTCCGAGGAGGAGTAGCCCTCTCCGTTCCGCTTGACCGTTTCCCTTTCTGTGCCCCGGCCGATCACCAGGCCGGGGCACAGGGCGTTCATGAGGTGCTGGGCGGGGCCGTGGAGCCTCGTACGACCAGTTCGACGGGGATGTCGCCGGCCTGCGGTGTGCGGCCCTCCAGGACGGCCAGGAGGGCTTGCATGCCGCGTTCGCCGAACAGTTCGGCGTCCAGTCGTACGGTCGTCAGCTCGGGGTCCAGGGCGGTGGCGAGGGCGAGGTCGTCCAGGCCGGTGACGGAGATGTCGTCCGGGATGCGCAGGCCGAGTCGTCGTACGGCCTTGTAGGCGCCTGCGGCGAGCTTGTCGTCGTCGCAGACGAGGGCGGTGGGGCGGGGGCCGGGGGCGGCGAGGGCGGTTTCGGCGGCGGTCAGGGCGCCGTCGATCGAGATGGGCGCGTGGGCGGTGCGGACGGAGGTGCCGGGGACCGCGGCCAGCCGTGCGGCCAGTTCACGCGCGCGTACCTCGAAGGTCCAGGAGGGCACGTCGGCGGCGAGGTGCAGGAAGCGGCGGTGGCCGAGACCCAGGAGGTGGGCGGCGACCTGGCGGACGCCGTCGGCGATGTCCAGGTTGACGGTGGCGGCGCCGAGGCTGCCCGAGGGGTCGCTGTCGAGCATGACCAGGGGGAGCTGGTCGCCGCGGATGGCGGTGAGGGCGTCGGCGGCCATGGAGGAGGCGATGACACCGTCGAGGGCTGCCTGGGCGGAGGCGAAGGGGTCGCGGGCGGGGCCGATGCCCTCGGGGGAGGGGTACAGGACGACGCCGAAGCCGTGGTCGGCGGCGACGCGCGCGGCGCCGGTGTAGACGCCGGCGAAGAACTCGGTGGTGAGGGCGGGGACGACGAGGAGGACGGTGCGGGTGTGGCCGAGGCGGAGGTTGCGGGCGGCGAGGTTGGGCCGGTAGCCGAGGTCGCGGGCGGCTTCCCGGACCCGTTCGGCGGTGGCTTCGGAGACCCGGCCGCGCCATTTGTCGCCGAGGACGAGGGAGACGGCGGCCTGGGACACGCCGGCCGCCTGTGCGACGTCGCGGCTGGTCGGTCGCGTGCTGCTGCGTGCCACCGTGGGTCCGCTCCTTCGTCTGGACGTCCGAACAGCGCACATGGTACGTATGGGAGCCGAAGTTATACGTATTACTTGGAGGCGGGACATGGCCGCGGGATACCTGGAGATCCTCAGGGCGAGGCATGCGGCGCGCCTGCTGACGGGGACGCTGGTGGGCCGGCTGCCCAACGCCACCGCGGCGATCGCGATCGTGCTGTTCGTCCGGGCGCAGGGCGGTACGTACAGCCTCGCGGGGGCTCTGGCGGCCGTCTACGGGGTCGCCAACGCCGTGGGGCAGCCGGTGCTCGGGCGCCTCGTCGACCTGCACGGCCAGCCTCGTGTGCAGCTCCCGTCCGCCGTGCTGTCGGCCCTCGCGATGGCTGTGTTCGCCTTCAACGGCACCGAGCCGCTGCCGCTCGCCTACGCGGCTGTGGCGGCCGCGGGGCTCTTCACGCCGCCGCTGGAGGGCGGCCTGCGCGCGCTGTGGCCGAGCGTGCTGCGCCGCGAGGACCAGGTGCACACGGCGTACGCCATGGACGCGGTGGCGCAGGAAGTCATGTTCACCGTGGGGCCGTTGCTGGTGACGCTGTGCGTGTCGCTCTGGTCGGCGCAGGCGGCGCTGGTGGTGCTGAACGTCATCGGGGTCCTCGGGGCGCTCTCGGTCGTCGTGTCGCCGCCCTCGCGCGCGTGGCGTTCAGGGCCGCGTGAGGCGCACTGGCTCGGTGCGCTGCGCTCGCCGGGACTCCTGGCGCTGCTCGGCGCGTTCCTGTTCGTCGGGATCGCGCTCGGGTCCATCACGGTCGCCTCCGTGCCGTACGCGGACGAGCACGGCGGGGACGCGGTGTACGGCTGGCTGATGGCCGGGATCGGTCTCGGGGCCCTGGTGGGCGGCACGGTGTACGGGGCGCGGCAGTGGGCCGGTGAGCCCGCGCGGCGACTGCAGGTCCTGGTGGGCTTTCTGGCGGTGTGTTACCTGCCGCTGACGCTGATGCCGGGCGCGGTCGCCATGACGCTGCTGATGGTTCTCGCGGGTGTGTTCCTGGCGCCCGTGATCGCCTGCGCCTTCGTGCTGGTCGACCGGCACGCGCCGGCCGGGACGGTGACCGAGGCCTTCTCCTGGATCGTGACGACGTTCACGGTGGGCGCCTCGGTCGGAACGGGGCTCGCGGGCCCGGTCGTCGAGGGTGGAGGGGCCCTGTGGGGCTTCGCCGTACCGGGTGTCGCGGGAGGTGTGTCCCTGGTGGTCCTGCTGGCCACCGGGCGGGTCCTCGCAGCTCCCGCCGGACGGGCGGTGGTTGCGGCTTCATCGGAAAATGATCCAAACCGTGCGGCCGAACCCCGTTTCAGCTCGGGGGATCGGGCGTAATGTTCAGTCATGGACCGCCGCATTTTCGGGCTGGAGAACGAGTACGGCGTCACGTGTACGTTCAGGGGACAGCGACGCCTGTCTCCCGACGAGGTGGCGCGGTACCTCTTCCGCCGTGTCGTGTCATGGGGCCGCAGCAGCAATGTCTTTCTGCGAAACGGCGCACGCCTCTATCTCGACGTGGGCTCACATCCGGAATACGCGACACCCGAATGTGACAACGTGACCGAACTGGTCACCCACGACAAAGCGGGCGAGCGCATTCTCGAAGGACTCCTGGTGGACGCCGAACGACGCCTGCACGAGGAAGGAATCGCGGGCGACGTCTACCTCTTCAAGAACAACACGGACTCGGCCGGCAACTCCTACGGCTGCCACGAGAACTATCTCGTCGCCCGCCACGGGGAGTTCTCCCGGCTCGCGGACATTCTCATTCCGTTCCTCGTCACCAGGCAGCTTCTCTGCGGTGCCGGCAAGGTGCTGCAGACCCCGCGGGGCGCGGTGTACTGCGTCAGTCAGCGAGCCGAGCACATCTGGGAGGGCGTCTCCTCGGCGACGACCCGTTCCCGGCCGATCATCAACACCCGGGACGAACCGCACGCCGACGCCGAGCGCTACCGCCGCCTGCACGTCATCGTGGGCGACTCGAACATGTCCGAGACGACCATGCTGCTGAAGGTCGGCGCGACCGACCTGGTGCTGCGCATGATCGAGGCGGGCACCGTGATGCGTGACCTGACCCTGGAGAACCCGATCCGGGCGATCCGCGAGGTCAGCCACGACATCACCGGCCGGCGCAAGGTGCGTCTGGCCAGCGGTCGCGAGGCCTCCGCGCTGGAGGTGCAGCGCGAGTACTACGACAAGGCCGTGGACTTCGTCGAGCGGCGCGGGATCCGCACCGGCACCGTCGACCAGGTCCTGGAGCTGTGGGGCCGCACGCTGGACGCGATCGAGGCGGAGGACCTCGACCGGATCGGCACCGAGATCGACTGGGTCATGAAGTACAAGCTCATCGAGCGGTACCGGGCCAAGCACAACATGACCATGTCCCACCCGCGGGTCGCGCAGATAGACCTCGCGTATCACGACATTCACCGCCGTCGTGGGCTCTACTACCTTCTGGAGAGGAAGGGTCAAGCCGCCCGTATCTGCAACGACTTGAAGATCTTCGAGGGCAAGTCCGTTCCGCCGCAGACCACTCGGGCGCGGCTGCGCGGTGACTTCATCCGCAGGGCCCAGGAACAGCGCCGGGACTTCACCGTCGACTGGGTCCATCTCAAGCTCAACGACCAGGCACAGCGCACGGTGTTGTGCAAGGACCCGTTCCGATCGGTCGACGACCGGGTCGAGAAACTGATCGCCGGAATGTGAGCAAAGCGTTCCGGATCAGCGCCGGAACGCAACACGGGCGCCGTACGTTTCCCGTACGGCGCCCTTCTCACGCCGTAGAGTTGCGCGCACGCCATCAACAAGATCGACCGATTACGAGGCTTTCACCGTGCGCCGACGCTCCCTTCTCATCGCCGTTCCCGCAGGACTGGCCACACTCGCCGCATGCGGTGACGACAAGTCCGACTCGAGCAAGGCGAGCGACAGCGCGTCACCCTCGCCGTCGTCCTCGGCCTCCCCGGCGCCGCCGCCGAAGATCGTCGCCGGTCCGCTGCCGGCGGTCACGGCGGGCACGAAGTTCGGTGAGAAGCCGACGGTCGCCAAGGGCAGCGGCGACCCTTCGAAGGATCTCGCGGTCAAGACGCTCATCGCGGGCGGCGGCACCACCATCGCCGAGGGCGACTACATCCAGGCCCACTACCTGGGGCAGATCTGGAACACGGCCAAGGTCTTCGACAACTCCTACGACCGTAAGACGGCGCTGGTCATCCAGCTCGCGCAGAACAGCATCATCGACGGCTGGCGGTACGCCCTGACGGGCAAGAAGGCCGGCAGCCGCGTCCAGTTCTCCGTCCCGCCCACCTGGGGGTACGGCAAGCAGGGCAATGCGCAGGCGGGCATCAAGGGCACCGACACGCTGGTCTTCGTCGTCGATGTGCAGGACACGTTCAACGCGAAGAGCTCCGCCAAGGGCAAGACCGTCGCGCAGGGCGACGCCAAGCTGCCCAAGGTCGGCACCAACACCGACGGCAAGGCCCCCTCCATCGAGATCCCCAAGGCGGACGCGCCCACCAAGCTGGTGTCGGAGTACGTCATCGAGGGCGACGGCGACGAGGTCGCGGCCGACAGCACGCTGCTCGTGCAGTACAAGGGCGTGGTGTGGGACTCCGGCAAGGAGTTCGACTCGACGTACAGCCGCAAGCAGCTGGCGTCGTTCTCGCTCCAGCAGGTCGTCAAGGGCTGGGCGCAGGGCCTGACCGGCAAGAAGGTCGGCAGCCGGGTGCTGATCTCCATCCCGCCGAAGCTGGGCTACGGCGACAACCCGCCGGCCGGCAGCGGTATCGAGAAGGACTCCACGCTGGTCTTCACCGTGGACATCCTCGCGAAGATGTGACGCACGGGGGGACATGCGCGCGGGTCTCCGTGACCGGGATGTAAGACTGGACCCTGTTGCCTTTCCGTGAACAAGCAGGAGCGAGTGACGTGAGCATCGACAAGCCCGAGATCGACTTCCCTGAGGGCGCGCCCCCGGCGGACCTGGAGATCAAGGACATCTGGGAGGGCGACGGCGAGGTTGCGCAGGCCGGCCAGACCGTCACCGTCCACTACGTGGGCGTCTCCTTCAGCACCGGCGAGGAGTTCGACGCCAGCTGGAACCGTGGCCAGCCGTTCCGCTTCCCGCTGGGTGGCGGCCGGGTCATCAAGGGCTGGGACCAGGGCGTGCAGGGCATGAAGGTCGGCGGCCGTCGCCAGCTGACCATCCCGGCCCACCTCGCCTACGGCAACCAGAGCCCGACTCCGGCGATCAAGCCCGGTGAGACCCTGATCTTCGTGGTCGACCTCCTCGGCGTCTGATCGTCGTACCGGTGTCACCGGAGCAGCCGTAAAAGATCGCGTCGCGGCCGGATCGCCGTACGACATCCGACCGGACCTGATCGACCAGGGCCCATGCCTGTCCGGGCATGGGCCCTCGGCTTTTGCCTTGCTCCTTCGGGGCGGTACGGTCAACGTCCGTAAGCACCATAGGGAGGCGAAGGGCGTCGATGGCCATTGCCAAGGCCGAGCGGCTGATGAACCTGGCGCTGTGTCTGCTCGGGACGCGACGGCCGCTGAGCAAGCGTGAGCTCAGGGAGTCCATCGAGGCCTACCTGGAAGCCAATTCCGACGACTCCTTCAACCGGATGTTCGAGCGCGACAAGGACGATCTGCGCGAACTCGGGCTCGTGATCGAGACCGTGGAGAACCTCGACGGCGAAGTCGGCTATCTCGCCCGCCGGGACAGCAACCGGCTGCCGCCCATCACGCTCGACGCCGAGGAGGCCGCCGCCCTGGGCCTGGCCGCCAAGGTGTGGCAGCAGGCCCGGCTCGCCGGCGCGGCCAGCGGCGCGCTGCAGAAACTGCGCGCGGCGGGGCTGCCCGAGGACGTCGACCCGTACGAGGCGCACGGCGCCCTGGAGCCGCGCATCCCGGTGCACGAGGCCTCCTTCGAGCCGCTGATGCTCGCCTGCCGCGACCGCCGTCCGGTCGTCTTCGACTACCGCAAGGCCACCGCCGCCCGCCCCGAGCCGCGCCATGTCGAGCCGTGGGCGCTGGAGTGCTGGCGCGGCCACTGGTACCTGGCCGGATTCGACCGGGACCGGGGCGCCGAGCGGGTGTTCCGGCTCTCCCGGATCACTGGCAAGGTGCGCTCGCGCGGCACCCGGTTCACGGCCCCGGTCCCCGATGTCGTCACCGTCCGCGAGACCGTGGCCAGCTGGGCGGGGGAGACCGCGGACCGCAGCGCCCGGATCCGGCTGCGCACCGACGCCGGGTACCCCTTGCGGGCGAAGGCCACCTCGGTGCGGGAACTGGGCGACGGCTGGGACGAGTTGGAGATTCCGTACGGCCACGGCCTGGACGCCTGGCTGGTGGAGTTCGGTCCCGACGTGGTGGTCCTGGAGCCCGCCGAGTTGCGGGCCGACGTGGTGGACCGGCTGCGTGCCGTGGCCAAGGGCTGAGGGGGAGCGGAAGAGAACTGTGGCAGGCAAACCGGTCAGGCCCACGAACGCCATCGACCAGACCCGGCGGATGCTCTCGCTGGTGACCTATCTGAAGGAGCGCCCCGGAGCACGGGTCGAGGACGTGGCCCGCGCCTTCGGGATCACCGAGGACGAGCTGGTCTCCGACCTCGATGTGCTGCCCATGTGCGGCACCAGCTTCCGCGGCGGCGATCTGCTCGACATCGACACCGACGGCGAGCGGATCTGGTGGCACAACCCCGCCGCCCTCGGCGAGGAGACGGCCGAGCCGCTCCGGCTCGCCGCCGACGAGGCGACCGCGCTGCTGGTGGCCGCCCGCGCGGTCTCCACGCTGCCCGGCCTCAGGGAGAGCGACCGGCAGGCGCTGCTGCGAGCCACCGCCAAGGTGGAGACCGCGGCCGGTGAGACGGCAGGTGCCAGCGCCCGGCTCTCGGTGACCTTCGAGTCGGAGGGCGGTGTCTTCGCGGACGTCGACCGGGCCATCTCCGAGCGCCGGAGGCTGTGGATCCGCTACTACTCGCCCGCCCGTGACGAGCTCACCGAGCGTGAGATCGACCCGATCCGCCTGGTCAGCGTCGGCCACACCTATGTCGAGGCCTGGTGCCGCCGCTCCGAGGCGCGGCGCACCTTCCGGCTCGACCGGGTCGCCGAGATCAAGATCCTCGACGAGCCGTCCGCGCCGCCCGAGGTCGAGCTCAGGGACCTGTCGGAGGGGCTGGTGCAGCCCGCGGCCGAGGACCCCGAGGTGGTCGTCGAGGTCGGTCCCGGCGGCCGGTGGGTAGCCGAGTACTACCCGCACGACAGTGCGGATGAGCTTTCCGACGGCGGGCTGCGTATTACCCTCCGCACCCCCGACCCGGCATCGCTGCGCAGGCTGGCCCTCCGGCTCGGCCGCGACGGCCGCATCGTCTCGCCGCGCGGCCTCGCCGACAGCGCCCGCGAGGCGGCCCGCGAGGCACTGGCGGCCTACGACGGGGTCGAGGCGCAGGGCGCGCAGACGGCGGACGCGGGGCGCGACGGTCAGTACGACGGGCAGGGCGACGGTCAGCAGGACAGGCAGGAGCAGGGGCTTTGAGCGAGTCGGCGACGTCCGGTGCGGGTATCTCGGTGGCTGCCGCCTTCGCGGGAATGAGAAGCGCGGCTCCGGTGACCTTCAAGGCCGGCTGCCCGGATTGCCGGGAGCGGTTCGAGCTGGCCGCCAGCGCTTTCCGCCTCGCCATCGGCGCGACCAGCCGCACCACCTTCTACTCCTTCACCTGCCCCGGGTGTGGCGCGGCCGTCCGCAAGCCCGCCGGCGAGCGGATCGTGGAGCTGCTGACCGGCGGCGGGGTGCGGACGCTGCGGCTGCACTCCACCCTCTAGACCCTCTAGGCTCGGTGTCATGTTCTGGCCGATGTTCGCGGTAGCTGTGGGTTTCGTGGGTCTCGCCGTACTCGGTGTGCTCGCCGTCCGGGTCTTCCTGGAGGCCCAGCGTCTCGGGCGCCAGGTCGCGGACTCCGCGCAGCGCATCAACAGGGCCGCGGAGGATCTGGAGCGCGCGGCGGTCAGTACGGCCCGTTCTGTCGACTCACTGTGAGTACGGCTGAGAGTTGGGTGTGAGTCGAGCGGCGCATGCGTTTTGGGACACTTCGCCCTGTCACCCTGGCGGGGTCGGCAGGTACGCTGCTGGTCGCGGTCCGGATAACGAGGCTCGGCCGCGAAC from Streptomyces sp. CC0208 carries:
- the dop gene encoding depupylase/deamidase Dop translates to MTVRRVMGIETEYGISVPGHPNANAMLTSSQIVNAYAAAMHRARRARWDFEEENPLRDARGFDLAREAADSSQLTDEDIGLANVILTNGARLYVDHAHPEYSSPEVTNPRDAVLWDKAGERIMAEAAERAAQLPGAQPIHLYKNNTDNKGASYGTHENYLMKRETPFSDIVRHLTPFFVSRQVVTGAGRVGIGQDGHEHGFQLSQRADYFEVEVGLETTLKRPIINTRDEPHADAEKYRRLHVIIGDANLSEISTYLKLGTTALVLSMIEDGFIAVDLAVDQPVRTLHQVSHDPTLQRLVTLRSGRTLTAVQLQMEYYELARKYVEERFGADADDQTKDVLSRWEDTLNRLEHDPMSLAGELDWVAKRELMEGYRRRDDLDWDAAKLHLLDLQYADVRADKGLYNRLAARGRIKRLLDENEVERARTKPPEDTRAYFRGRCLEQYADDVAAASWDSVIFDLPGRDSLQRVPTLEPLRGTRNHVKELLDRCRTAEDLVRVLSGN
- the prcA gene encoding proteasome subunit alpha; this translates as MSTPFYVSPQQAMADRAEYARKGIARGRSLVVLQYADGIVFVGENPSRALHKFSEIYDRIGFAAAGKYNEYENLRIGGVRYADMRGYTYDRADVTARGLANVYAQTLGTIFSSAGEKPYEVELVVAEVGETPDGDQIYRLPHDGSIVDEHGSVAVGGNAETISSYLDQRHQDGMSLAEALKLAVQALSRDTNGSEREIPAERLEVAVLDRTRPQQRKFKRIVGRQLGRLLEAGGASTEAESSDEAEGSEEE
- a CDS encoding LacI family DNA-binding transcriptional regulator; amino-acid sequence: MARSSTRPTSRDVAQAAGVSQAAVSLVLGDKWRGRVSEATAERVREAARDLGYRPNLAARNLRLGHTRTVLLVVPALTTEFFAGVYTGAARVAADHGFGVVLYPSPEGIGPARDPFASAQAALDGVIASSMAADALTAIRGDQLPLVMLDSDPSGSLGAATVNLDIADGVRQVAAHLLGLGHRRFLHLAADVPSWTFEVRARELAARLAAVPGTSVRTAHAPISIDGALTAAETALAAPGPRPTALVCDDDKLAAGAYKAVRRLGLRIPDDISVTGLDDLALATALDPELTTVRLDAELFGERGMQALLAVLEGRTPQAGDIPVELVVRGSTAPPSTS
- a CDS encoding endonuclease VII domain-containing protein → MQAAQPRAAFAKNKSMRDGLQAYCRECAAAYHQQRQVAKGCNVRPRVEVPEGHKYCRTCGEIKPHSEWQRNRSASDGLATLCKSCKAVKGRAGHLKRHYGLTEAERDEMVASQMGLCVICLKAPAVHVDHCHKTGRVRGVLCFNCNSAIGKLGDDPDAVRRAAAYLEGIAWKPTLVAPGVYQLPS
- a CDS encoding FKBP-type peptidyl-prolyl cis-trans isomerase; translation: MSIDKPEIDFPEGAPPADLEIKDIWEGDGEVAQAGQTVTVHYVGVSFSTGEEFDASWNRGQPFRFPLGGGRVIKGWDQGVQGMKVGGRRQLTIPAHLAYGNQSPTPAIKPGETLIFVVDLLGV
- the prcB gene encoding proteasome subunit beta, whose translation is MEANTRSTGRLPAAFLTPGSSSFMDFLSEHQPEMLPGNRQLPPMQGVIEAPHGTTIVAVTFPGGVVLAGDRRATMGNVIAQRDIEKVFPADEYSAVGIAGTAGLAVEMVKLFQLELEHFEKVEGAQLSLEGKANRLSTMIRSNLGMAMQGLAVVPLFAGYDVDRERGRIFSYDVTGGRSEEHNFAATGSGSVFARGAMKKLYRGDLTEEQATTLVVQALYDAADDDSATGGPDVARRIYPIVTVITEDGFRRLTDDESSEIARSILERRLEQPDGPRAALL
- a CDS encoding WYL domain-containing protein, with the protein product MAIAKAERLMNLALCLLGTRRPLSKRELRESIEAYLEANSDDSFNRMFERDKDDLRELGLVIETVENLDGEVGYLARRDSNRLPPITLDAEEAAALGLAAKVWQQARLAGAASGALQKLRAAGLPEDVDPYEAHGALEPRIPVHEASFEPLMLACRDRRPVVFDYRKATAARPEPRHVEPWALECWRGHWYLAGFDRDRGAERVFRLSRITGKVRSRGTRFTAPVPDVVTVRETVASWAGETADRSARIRLRTDAGYPLRAKATSVRELGDGWDELEIPYGHGLDAWLVEFGPDVVVLEPAELRADVVDRLRAVAKG
- a CDS encoding ubiquitin-like protein Pup produces the protein MATKDTGGGQQKATRNTEEVEEQTAETQGSEDLKERQEKLSDDVDSVLDEIDDVLEENAEDFVRSFVQKGGE
- a CDS encoding MFS transporter; amino-acid sequence: MAAGYLEILRARHAARLLTGTLVGRLPNATAAIAIVLFVRAQGGTYSLAGALAAVYGVANAVGQPVLGRLVDLHGQPRVQLPSAVLSALAMAVFAFNGTEPLPLAYAAVAAAGLFTPPLEGGLRALWPSVLRREDQVHTAYAMDAVAQEVMFTVGPLLVTLCVSLWSAQAALVVLNVIGVLGALSVVVSPPSRAWRSGPREAHWLGALRSPGLLALLGAFLFVGIALGSITVASVPYADEHGGDAVYGWLMAGIGLGALVGGTVYGARQWAGEPARRLQVLVGFLAVCYLPLTLMPGAVAMTLLMVLAGVFLAPVIACAFVLVDRHAPAGTVTEAFSWIVTTFTVGASVGTGLAGPVVEGGGALWGFAVPGVAGGVSLVVLLATGRVLAAPAGRAVVAASSENDPNRAAEPRFSSGDRA
- a CDS encoding FKBP-type peptidyl-prolyl cis-trans isomerase — protein: MRRRSLLIAVPAGLATLAACGDDKSDSSKASDSASPSPSSSASPAPPPKIVAGPLPAVTAGTKFGEKPTVAKGSGDPSKDLAVKTLIAGGGTTIAEGDYIQAHYLGQIWNTAKVFDNSYDRKTALVIQLAQNSIIDGWRYALTGKKAGSRVQFSVPPTWGYGKQGNAQAGIKGTDTLVFVVDVQDTFNAKSSAKGKTVAQGDAKLPKVGTNTDGKAPSIEIPKADAPTKLVSEYVIEGDGDEVAADSTLLVQYKGVVWDSGKEFDSTYSRKQLASFSLQQVVKGWAQGLTGKKVGSRVLISIPPKLGYGDNPPAGSGIEKDSTLVFTVDILAKM
- the pafA gene encoding Pup--protein ligase; the protein is MDRRIFGLENEYGVTCTFRGQRRLSPDEVARYLFRRVVSWGRSSNVFLRNGARLYLDVGSHPEYATPECDNVTELVTHDKAGERILEGLLVDAERRLHEEGIAGDVYLFKNNTDSAGNSYGCHENYLVARHGEFSRLADILIPFLVTRQLLCGAGKVLQTPRGAVYCVSQRAEHIWEGVSSATTRSRPIINTRDEPHADAERYRRLHVIVGDSNMSETTMLLKVGATDLVLRMIEAGTVMRDLTLENPIRAIREVSHDITGRRKVRLASGREASALEVQREYYDKAVDFVERRGIRTGTVDQVLELWGRTLDAIEAEDLDRIGTEIDWVMKYKLIERYRAKHNMTMSHPRVAQIDLAYHDIHRRRGLYYLLERKGQAARICNDLKIFEGKSVPPQTTRARLRGDFIRRAQEQRRDFTVDWVHLKLNDQAQRTVLCKDPFRSVDDRVEKLIAGM